A single genomic interval of Streptomyces showdoensis harbors:
- a CDS encoding ABC transporter ATP-binding protein encodes MTTTPTVPRSTAVAARATDLSKVYGQGETQVVALDRVSVDFRQGEFTAIMGPSGSGKSTLMHCVAGLDSFSSGSVRIGETELGSLKDKQLTQLRRDKIGFIFQAFNLLPTLTALENITLPMDIAGRKPDKQWVQTVIDMIGLSGRLSHRPAQLSGGQQQRVAVARALASKPEIIFGDEPTGNLDSRSGAEVLGFLRNSVRELGQTVVMVTHDPVAASYADRVIFLADGRIVDEMLHPTADGVLDRMKAFDAKGRTS; translated from the coding sequence GTGACCACCACTCCCACCGTGCCCCGCTCGACCGCGGTGGCCGCCCGCGCCACCGACCTCTCCAAGGTCTACGGACAGGGCGAGACCCAGGTGGTCGCCCTCGACCGGGTCAGCGTCGACTTCCGCCAGGGCGAGTTCACGGCGATCATGGGTCCCTCCGGCTCCGGCAAGTCGACCCTGATGCACTGCGTCGCGGGCCTGGACTCCTTCAGCTCCGGCTCCGTGCGGATCGGCGAGACCGAGCTCGGCAGCCTGAAGGACAAGCAGCTCACCCAGCTGCGCCGGGACAAGATCGGCTTCATCTTCCAGGCGTTCAACCTGCTCCCGACGCTGACCGCGCTGGAGAACATCACGCTGCCGATGGACATCGCCGGCCGCAAGCCCGACAAGCAGTGGGTGCAGACGGTCATCGACATGATCGGCCTCTCCGGCCGGCTCAGCCACCGCCCCGCGCAGCTCTCCGGCGGCCAGCAGCAGCGCGTGGCCGTGGCCCGCGCGCTGGCCTCCAAGCCCGAGATCATCTTCGGTGACGAGCCGACCGGAAACCTGGACTCGCGCTCCGGCGCCGAGGTGCTGGGCTTCCTGCGCAACTCGGTGCGCGAGCTCGGCCAGACCGTGGTGATGGTCACCCACGACCCGGTCGCCGCCTCCTACGCGGACCGCGTGATCTTCCTGGCGGACGGCCGGATCGTCGACGAGATGCTCCACCCCACGGCGGACGGCGTGCTCGACCGCATGAAGGCCTTCGACGCCAAGGGCCGCACGAGCTGA
- a CDS encoding Bax inhibitor-1/YccA family protein: MRSSNPVFSRRGFSRDNGYAGFNAQQPQAGGPAVGTNPYATGNPYAEGATNPYATNPYAPQDTVPGAPQQVRGNVMTIDDVVSRTALTLGTVVLTAVLSWLLLPVDPANLGTSYGIAIGAALVALVLSLVQSFKRKPSPALILGYAAFEGVFLGVLSAAVSTYIADGVVIQAVLGTMAVFAGVLIAYKMRWIRVTRRFYGFVMAAAMGFMLLMVVNLLFAVFAGGDGLGFRSGGLGILFGVIGIVLGACFLALDFKQVEDGITYGAPREESWLAAFGLTMTLVWIYLEALRLLSILQGDD; this comes from the coding sequence ATGAGGAGCAGCAACCCGGTCTTCTCGCGACGGGGGTTCAGCCGCGACAACGGCTACGCCGGCTTCAACGCGCAGCAGCCGCAGGCCGGGGGCCCCGCCGTCGGAACCAACCCGTACGCCACCGGCAACCCGTACGCCGAGGGTGCGACGAACCCCTACGCGACCAACCCGTACGCGCCGCAGGACACCGTCCCCGGTGCGCCGCAGCAGGTCCGCGGCAATGTGATGACGATCGACGACGTGGTGAGCCGCACGGCCCTCACGCTCGGTACGGTCGTGCTCACCGCCGTGCTGTCCTGGCTGTTGCTGCCGGTCGACCCGGCGAACCTGGGCACGTCCTACGGCATCGCCATCGGCGCGGCCCTGGTGGCGCTGGTCCTGTCGCTGGTCCAGTCGTTCAAGCGCAAGCCGTCGCCGGCGCTGATCCTGGGCTACGCGGCCTTCGAGGGCGTCTTCCTCGGCGTGCTGTCCGCCGCCGTCTCGACGTACATCGCGGACGGCGTCGTCATCCAGGCGGTGCTCGGCACCATGGCGGTCTTCGCCGGCGTGCTGATCGCGTACAAGATGCGCTGGATCCGCGTCACCCGCCGTTTCTACGGCTTCGTGATGGCCGCCGCGATGGGCTTCATGCTGCTCATGGTGGTCAACCTGCTGTTCGCCGTCTTCGCCGGCGGTGACGGCCTCGGCTTCCGCAGCGGCGGCCTCGGCATCCTGTTCGGTGTCATCGGCATCGTCCTCGGCGCCTGCTTCCTCGCCCTGGACTTCAAGCAGGTCGAGGACGGCATCACCTACGGCGCCCCGCGCGAGGAGTCCTGGCTGGCGGCCTTCGGCCTCACCATGACCCTGGTGTGGATCTACCTGGAGGCGCTGCGTCTGCTGTCGATCCTCCAGGGCGACGACTGA
- a CDS encoding TetR/AcrR family transcriptional regulator translates to MDAETAELKLLETAETLFDERGVQGVGMDAIRGASGVSLKRLYQLFPSKDHLVWAVLKRRDGAVREAIAAHGATHATTPYGRSLAVFDYLGDWFADPGFRGCAFINTFGEMGGISPDIAEIARGHKQALRDYFAEQTTALNAPPALADQLALLANGAMAVAGITGTSEPAAQAKDAARVLLDAYVD, encoded by the coding sequence ATGGACGCGGAGACCGCCGAGCTGAAGCTCCTGGAGACGGCCGAGACGCTGTTCGACGAGCGGGGGGTGCAGGGCGTCGGCATGGACGCCATCCGCGGGGCCTCGGGCGTCTCGCTCAAGCGCCTCTACCAGCTCTTCCCCTCCAAGGACCATCTGGTCTGGGCGGTCCTCAAGCGCCGCGACGGCGCCGTCCGCGAGGCCATCGCGGCCCACGGCGCCACCCACGCCACCACGCCGTACGGGCGCAGCCTCGCGGTCTTCGACTACCTCGGCGACTGGTTCGCCGACCCCGGCTTCCGCGGCTGCGCCTTCATCAACACCTTCGGCGAGATGGGCGGCATCTCCCCCGACATCGCCGAGATCGCCCGCGGCCACAAGCAGGCCCTGCGGGACTACTTCGCCGAGCAGACCACCGCCCTGAACGCCCCGCCCGCCCTCGCCGACCAGCTGGCCCTGCTCGCCAACGGCGCCATGGCCGTGGCCGGCATCACCGGCACCTCGGAGCCGGCCGCGCAGGCCAAGGACGCGGCCAGGGTGCTGCTGGACGCGTACGTCGACTGA
- a CDS encoding alpha/beta fold hydrolase — protein MSVFALRGRTETIDGLEVFYREAGDPSRPTLVLLHGFPASSHMYRGLMAALADEYHLIAPDHIGFGASAAPDVTEFAYGFEKLTEITLALLDRLGVDRFALYIQDYGAPIGLRIASRQPERVTAIVTQSGNAYLEGFTPFWDVLFAHAADRAANEAAVRELLTAEATRWQYTHGVPADRLDRVGPETWTLDQAGLDRPGNKEVQLQLFWDYQFNLDGYPAFQEYFRTHRPPLLAAWGRGDEIFGPAGAEAFARDLPDAEIHLLDAGHFALETHGEEIAELVRDFLGRRVKE, from the coding sequence GTGTCCGTATTCGCGCTGCGCGGCCGCACCGAGACCATCGACGGCCTGGAGGTCTTCTACCGGGAGGCCGGCGACCCGTCCCGCCCCACCCTGGTGCTGCTGCACGGCTTCCCCGCGAGCTCGCACATGTACCGCGGCCTGATGGCCGCGCTCGCCGACGAGTACCACCTGATCGCACCGGACCACATCGGCTTCGGAGCCTCGGCGGCGCCCGACGTGACGGAGTTCGCCTACGGCTTCGAGAAGCTCACCGAGATCACCCTCGCGCTCCTCGACCGGCTCGGCGTCGACCGCTTCGCCCTCTACATCCAGGACTACGGCGCCCCCATCGGCCTGCGCATCGCCTCCCGGCAGCCCGAGCGGGTCACCGCGATCGTCACCCAGAGCGGCAACGCCTACCTGGAGGGCTTCACGCCCTTCTGGGACGTCCTCTTCGCGCACGCCGCGGACCGGGCGGCCAACGAGGCCGCCGTGCGCGAGCTGCTCACCGCCGAGGCCACCCGCTGGCAGTACACCCACGGCGTCCCGGCCGACCGGCTCGACCGCGTCGGGCCCGAGACCTGGACCCTCGACCAGGCCGGCCTCGACCGGCCCGGCAACAAGGAGGTCCAGCTCCAGCTCTTCTGGGACTACCAGTTCAACCTGGACGGCTACCCGGCCTTCCAGGAGTACTTCCGCACCCACCGGCCCCCGCTGCTCGCCGCTTGGGGACGCGGCGACGAGATCTTCGGGCCGGCCGGCGCGGAGGCCTTCGCCCGCGACCTGCCGGACGCGGAGATCCACCTCCTGGACGCCGGGCACTTCGCCCTGGAGACGCACGGCGAGGAGATCGCGGAGCTGGTCCGCGACTTCCTCGGCCGACGGGTGAAGGAGTGA
- a CDS encoding DUF4287 domain-containing protein, whose translation MSHTFSEETHRNLLARIPHCTGREISDWLRTVEEGPSLLRFEDKVSWLRGAHDLAYGHAKAIIHEYDLRRAARRML comes from the coding sequence ATGTCCCACACCTTCTCCGAAGAGACCCACCGCAACCTCCTCGCCCGCATCCCGCACTGCACCGGTCGTGAGATCTCCGACTGGCTGCGGACCGTCGAGGAGGGCCCGTCCCTCCTCCGCTTCGAGGACAAGGTCAGCTGGCTGCGCGGGGCGCACGACCTCGCGTACGGCCACGCCAAGGCGATCATCCACGAGTACGACCTGCGCCGGGCGGCCCGCCGGATGCTGTGA
- a CDS encoding acetyl-CoA C-acetyltransferase, producing the protein MPEAVIVSTARSPIGRAFKGSLKDLRPDDLTATIIQAALAKVPELDPRDIDDLMLGCGLPGGEQGNNLGRIVSVRMGMDHLPGCTITRYCSSSLQTSRMALHAIKAGEGDVFISAGVEMVSRFVKGNSDSLPDTHNPFFAEAEARTVEVAASEGSTWHDPREDGIVPDAYIAMGQTAENLARWKGITRQEMDEFGVRSQNLAEQAIKNGFWEREITPVTLPDGTVVSTDDGPRAGVTLEGVSGLKPVFRPDGLVTAGNCCPLNDGAAALVIMSDTKARELGLTPLARIVSTGVSGLSPEIMGLGPVEASKQAMRRAGLTTSDIDLVEINEAFAAQVIPSYRDLGFDLDKVNVNGGAIAVGHPFGMTGARITGTLINSLQFHDKQFGLETMCVGGGQGMAMVIERLS; encoded by the coding sequence ATGCCCGAAGCCGTCATCGTCTCGACCGCCCGCTCCCCGATCGGCCGGGCCTTCAAGGGCTCCCTGAAGGACCTGCGGCCCGACGACCTCACCGCCACGATCATCCAGGCCGCCCTCGCCAAGGTCCCCGAGCTGGACCCGCGCGACATCGACGACCTGATGCTCGGCTGCGGCCTGCCCGGCGGCGAGCAGGGCAACAACCTGGGCCGGATCGTGTCCGTGCGGATGGGGATGGACCACCTCCCCGGCTGCACGATCACCCGCTACTGCTCCTCCTCGCTGCAGACCTCCCGGATGGCGCTGCACGCGATCAAGGCGGGCGAGGGCGACGTCTTCATCTCGGCCGGCGTCGAGATGGTCTCCCGCTTCGTGAAGGGCAACTCGGACTCGCTGCCCGACACGCACAACCCCTTCTTCGCCGAGGCCGAGGCCCGCACCGTCGAGGTCGCCGCCTCCGAGGGCTCCACCTGGCACGACCCGCGCGAGGACGGCATCGTCCCCGACGCGTACATCGCCATGGGCCAGACCGCCGAGAACCTGGCCCGCTGGAAGGGCATCACCCGCCAGGAGATGGACGAGTTCGGCGTCCGGTCGCAGAACCTCGCCGAGCAGGCCATCAAGAACGGCTTCTGGGAGCGCGAGATCACCCCGGTGACGCTGCCCGACGGCACCGTCGTCTCCACGGACGACGGCCCGCGCGCCGGCGTCACCCTGGAGGGCGTCTCCGGCCTCAAGCCGGTCTTCCGCCCCGACGGCCTGGTCACCGCCGGCAACTGCTGCCCGCTGAACGACGGCGCCGCCGCGCTCGTCATCATGTCCGACACCAAGGCGCGCGAGCTGGGCCTGACCCCGCTGGCCCGGATCGTCTCCACCGGCGTCTCCGGCCTCTCCCCCGAGATCATGGGCCTCGGCCCGGTCGAGGCCTCGAAGCAGGCCATGCGCCGCGCCGGCCTGACCACCTCCGACATCGACCTGGTCGAGATCAACGAGGCCTTCGCCGCCCAGGTGATCCCGTCCTACCGCGACCTCGGCTTCGACCTGGACAAGGTCAACGTCAACGGCGGCGCCATCGCCGTCGGCCACCCCTTCGGCATGACGGGCGCCCGCATCACCGGCACGCTCATCAACAGCCTCCAGTTCCACGACAAGCAGTTCGGCCTGGAGACCATGTGCGTGGGCGGCGGCCAGGGCATGGCCATGGTCATCGAGCGACTGAGCTAA
- a CDS encoding SGNH/GDSL hydrolase family protein: MSRARVARRIAAGAAYGGGSIGLLGVAAVGVLLAEVQLAKRSVGGGVAPLPPGADGRYGRSYGAGEPLRLALLGDSTAAGQGVRRTGQTPGALLASGLAAVAERPVDLRNVALPGARSDDLERQVSLLLAGPAGAPDVCVIMIGANDVTHRMPATQSVRAMASAVRRLRTAGAEVVVGTCPDLGTIEPVYQPLRWLARRASRQLAAAQTIVVVEQGGRTVSLGDLLGPEFAANPREMFGVDNFHPSAEGYATAAMALLPTVCAALAMWPEADRIDEDRHENMLPVAKAAAEAAREAGTEVTGARAPWALLKHRRRRRLPVPGAAEPRAGGGDREGEEDGEGGPGPRNASVRQE, translated from the coding sequence ATGTCCAGGGCGAGGGTGGCACGGCGGATCGCGGCGGGTGCGGCGTACGGCGGCGGCAGCATCGGACTGCTGGGAGTGGCGGCCGTCGGGGTCCTGCTCGCCGAGGTGCAGCTGGCCAAGCGGTCGGTGGGGGGCGGGGTGGCCCCGCTGCCGCCGGGCGCGGACGGCCGGTACGGGCGGTCCTACGGCGCCGGGGAGCCGCTCAGACTGGCCCTTCTGGGTGATTCCACGGCGGCGGGCCAGGGCGTGCGCCGCACGGGGCAGACGCCGGGCGCGCTGCTCGCCTCCGGGCTCGCCGCGGTGGCCGAGCGCCCGGTGGACCTCCGGAACGTGGCGCTGCCGGGAGCGCGCTCGGACGACCTGGAGCGGCAGGTCTCGCTGCTGCTCGCGGGGCCGGCCGGGGCGCCGGACGTGTGCGTGATCATGATTGGCGCGAATGACGTCACCCACCGGATGCCGGCGACCCAGTCGGTGCGCGCCATGGCCTCGGCGGTCCGGCGGCTGCGCACGGCGGGCGCGGAGGTGGTGGTCGGGACCTGCCCGGACCTGGGCACGATCGAACCGGTCTACCAGCCGCTGCGCTGGCTGGCCCGGCGGGCCTCGCGGCAGCTGGCGGCGGCGCAGACGATCGTGGTGGTGGAGCAGGGCGGACGGACGGTGTCGCTGGGCGACCTGCTGGGGCCCGAGTTCGCGGCGAACCCGCGCGAGATGTTCGGGGTGGACAACTTCCACCCGTCGGCGGAGGGGTACGCGACGGCGGCGATGGCCCTGCTGCCGACGGTCTGCGCGGCCCTCGCGATGTGGCCGGAGGCGGACCGGATCGACGAGGACCGGCACGAGAACATGCTGCCGGTGGCGAAGGCGGCGGCCGAGGCGGCGAGGGAGGCCGGCACGGAGGTCACCGGCGCCCGCGCCCCGTGGGCCCTGCTGAAGCACCGCAGGCGCCGGCGCCTGCCGGTACCGGGGGCGGCGGAGCCCCGGGCGGGGGGCGGGGACCGGGAAGGCGAGGAGGACGGCGAGGGCGGCCCCGGGCCCCGGAACGCCTCGGTGCGCCAGGAATGA
- a CDS encoding cystathionine beta-synthase translates to MQYHDSMISLVGNTPLVKLNNVTAGIQATVLAKVEYFNPGGSVKDRIALRMIEAAEESGALKPGGTIVEPTSGNTGVGLAIVAQQKGYKCIFVCPDKVSTDKINVLRAYGAEVVVCPTAVDPEHPDSYYNVSDRLVRETPGAWKPDQYSNPNNPRSHYESTGPELWEQTDGKITHFVAGIGTGGTISGTGKYLKEVSGGKVQIVGADPEGSVYSGGSGRPYLVEGVGEDFWPTAYDRTGTDRIVAVSDKDSFQMTRRLAKEEGLLVGGSCGMAVVAALEVAKELGPDDVVVVILPDSGRGYLSKIFNDEWMADYGFLEDTTSATVADVLRHKSHGLPSLVHMHPDETVGQAIEVLREYGVSQMPIVKPGAGHPDVMAAEVVGSVVERELLSALFNQKAALEDPLEHHMCAPLPQVGSGEPVADLMSVLGEADAAIVLVEGKPTDVVSRQDLLAFLAANGGAKKQH, encoded by the coding sequence GTGCAATACCACGACTCGATGATCAGCCTCGTCGGCAACACCCCGCTGGTGAAGCTCAACAACGTCACTGCGGGCATCCAGGCGACGGTCCTGGCCAAGGTCGAGTACTTCAACCCCGGCGGCTCGGTCAAGGACCGCATCGCCCTGCGCATGATCGAGGCGGCCGAGGAGAGCGGCGCGCTCAAGCCCGGCGGCACCATCGTCGAGCCCACGTCCGGCAACACCGGCGTCGGCCTCGCGATCGTGGCCCAGCAGAAGGGCTACAAGTGCATCTTCGTCTGCCCCGACAAGGTGTCCACGGACAAGATCAACGTGCTGCGGGCGTACGGCGCCGAGGTCGTCGTCTGCCCGACCGCCGTCGACCCCGAGCACCCCGACTCGTACTACAACGTGTCGGACCGCCTCGTCCGTGAGACGCCCGGCGCGTGGAAGCCGGACCAGTACTCGAACCCGAACAACCCCCGTTCGCACTACGAGAGCACCGGCCCGGAGCTCTGGGAGCAGACCGACGGGAAGATCACCCACTTCGTCGCCGGCATCGGTACCGGCGGCACCATCTCCGGCACCGGCAAGTACCTGAAGGAGGTCAGCGGCGGCAAGGTCCAGATCGTCGGCGCCGACCCCGAGGGCTCGGTCTACTCCGGCGGCTCCGGCCGCCCGTACCTCGTCGAGGGCGTCGGCGAGGACTTCTGGCCGACCGCCTACGACCGGACCGGCACCGACCGCATCGTGGCCGTCTCCGACAAGGACTCGTTCCAGATGACCCGCCGCCTCGCCAAGGAGGAGGGCCTCCTGGTGGGCGGCTCCTGCGGCATGGCGGTCGTCGCCGCGCTGGAGGTCGCCAAGGAGCTCGGTCCGGACGACGTCGTGGTCGTGATCCTGCCGGACTCCGGCCGCGGCTACCTGTCGAAGATCTTCAACGACGAGTGGATGGCCGACTACGGCTTCCTGGAGGACACCACCTCCGCCACCGTCGCCGACGTGCTCCGCCACAAGTCGCACGGTCTGCCCTCGCTCGTCCACATGCACCCGGACGAGACCGTCGGCCAGGCCATCGAGGTGCTGCGCGAGTACGGCGTCTCCCAGATGCCGATCGTCAAGCCCGGCGCCGGTCACCCCGACGTCATGGCCGCCGAGGTCGTCGGCTCGGTCGTCGAGCGCGAGCTCCTGAGCGCCCTCTTCAACCAGAAGGCCGCCCTGGAGGACCCGCTGGAGCACCACATGTGCGCCCCGCTGCCGCAGGTCGGCTCGGGCGAGCCGGTCGCCGACCTGATGTCCGTCCTCGGTGAGGCGGACGCGGCGATCGTGCTGGTCGAGGGCAAGCCGACCGACGTGGTCAGCCGCCAGGACCTGCTGGCCTTCCTGGCCGCCAACGGGGGCGCGAAGAAGCAGCACTGA
- a CDS encoding MurR/RpiR family transcriptional regulator, translated as MNKWKGDGVSDSPAGRLQALFEGQRLTPTQRRIAHCMVRRAADVPFLSSVELAELAGVSQPSVTRFAVALGFDGYPALRKHLRESVPAAAVKQASGHDGHNEYQQAVFAEIENLRHLAELLADPAPVERAGRLLAGSRPLLVLGLRAASSQARGFAYFAAKVHPDVRLLDEGGTMLTDRVDAAVRAGATALLCFALPRHPREVVEALEYARSAGLTVVTVAESAFAPVAAHSDLLIPAAVGTGLAFDTACAPMLLGRVLLEAMADGLPDAQARLEEFDAKAAARGLFVE; from the coding sequence ATGAATAAGTGGAAGGGGGACGGCGTGAGCGACAGCCCGGCCGGACGGCTGCAGGCGCTCTTCGAGGGGCAGCGGCTGACACCGACACAGCGACGGATCGCCCACTGCATGGTGCGCCGCGCCGCCGACGTGCCCTTCCTGTCCAGCGTGGAGCTGGCCGAGCTGGCCGGCGTCAGCCAGCCCTCCGTCACCCGCTTCGCCGTCGCCCTCGGCTTCGACGGCTACCCGGCACTGCGCAAGCACCTGCGGGAGAGCGTGCCCGCGGCGGCGGTGAAGCAGGCGTCCGGGCACGACGGGCACAACGAGTACCAGCAGGCCGTGTTCGCCGAGATCGAGAACCTGCGCCACCTCGCCGAACTGCTCGCCGACCCGGCGCCCGTCGAGCGGGCCGGCCGGCTGCTCGCCGGCTCCCGGCCGCTCCTGGTGCTGGGGCTGCGCGCCGCCTCCTCGCAGGCGCGGGGCTTCGCCTACTTCGCCGCCAAGGTGCACCCGGACGTCCGGCTGCTCGACGAGGGCGGCACCATGCTCACCGACCGCGTCGACGCGGCCGTACGGGCCGGGGCGACGGCGCTGCTCTGCTTCGCCCTGCCCCGGCATCCGCGCGAGGTGGTCGAGGCCCTGGAGTACGCGCGCTCGGCCGGGCTCACCGTGGTGACCGTCGCCGAGTCCGCGTTCGCGCCCGTGGCCGCCCACAGCGACCTGCTCATCCCGGCGGCCGTCGGCACCGGTCTCGCCTTCGACACCGCCTGCGCGCCGATGCTGCTCGGCCGGGTGCTCCTGGAGGCGATGGCGGACGGGCTGCCGGACGCGCAGGCCCGCCTGGAGGAGTTCGACGCCAAGGCGGCCGCGCGCGGGCTGTTCGTGGAGTAG
- a CDS encoding roadblock/LC7 domain-containing protein: MRRALRLRAERRQLMTAEAEVLGELRRLRARLPQLTGALAASADGLVLAQDAVDGEAESVAALTAAALGVGQRLADTTGQGGFRELLVRGEHGYVATYAAGGSAVLTLLAEPRINVGRLHLEARRSSARIGELVDGALERRDLN, from the coding sequence ATGAGGCGTGCCCTGCGCCTGCGCGCCGAGAGGAGACAACTGATGACCGCAGAAGCCGAGGTGCTCGGTGAGCTGAGACGGCTGCGGGCCCGCCTGCCGCAGCTCACCGGGGCCCTCGCGGCCAGCGCCGACGGCCTCGTGCTGGCCCAGGACGCCGTCGACGGCGAGGCGGAGAGCGTGGCCGCGCTGACGGCGGCTGCCCTCGGCGTCGGGCAGCGGCTGGCCGACACGACCGGGCAGGGCGGCTTCCGCGAGCTCCTGGTCCGGGGCGAGCACGGCTATGTGGCGACGTACGCGGCGGGTGGCTCGGCCGTCCTGACGCTGCTCGCCGAACCGCGGATCAACGTGGGCCGCCTCCACCTGGAGGCCCGACGGTCGAGCGCCCGGATAGGCGAGCTCGTGGACGGCGCACTGGAGCGCAGAGACCTGAACTGA
- a CDS encoding SRPBCC family protein translates to MTGTTSVVVERRVAASPGRVWESITDLRDMPRVLSGVEKVEVLTQGGFGVGTRWRETRRMMGKAATEEMTVTACEPPERYVTVADSHGMHYVNEITLHPEGPAVSAGTTTLRMTFSARPAHDRKPGLAARLMNRFGAKAVARALAKDLAEIAAAVESRA, encoded by the coding sequence ATGACAGGAACCACCTCCGTGGTCGTCGAGCGCCGGGTCGCCGCCTCCCCCGGGCGGGTCTGGGAGTCGATCACCGACCTGCGGGACATGCCCCGGGTGCTCAGCGGCGTCGAGAAGGTCGAGGTGCTCACCCAGGGCGGTTTCGGGGTGGGCACCCGCTGGCGCGAGACCCGGCGGATGATGGGCAAGGCGGCCACGGAGGAGATGACCGTGACCGCCTGCGAACCGCCCGAGCGCTATGTCACCGTGGCCGACTCGCACGGCATGCACTACGTCAACGAGATCACCCTGCACCCCGAGGGCCCCGCGGTCTCGGCCGGGACGACCACCCTGCGGATGACCTTCAGCGCCCGCCCCGCGCACGACCGCAAGCCCGGCCTGGCGGCCCGGCTGATGAACCGCTTCGGCGCGAAGGCGGTCGCCCGGGCGCTCGCCAAGGACCTGGCGGAGATCGCGGCGGCGGTCGAGAGCCGGGCCTGA
- a CDS encoding diaminopimelate decarboxylase — protein MASSRRDQAVRAAVEQGLLTPSEPVVALLDTTGIRASATALTSAFAAVTDAPVLHAFAVKAAPLVPVLRLLYEAGLGVEVASPGELALARAAGVPPARTVLDSPAKTPAELRQALALGIAVNADNLQELARLDALVASAPTASPLGLRVNPQIGAGSIGALSTATATSKFGVALRDEGAREAVVQAYLDRPWLTRLHTHTGSQGIPLALMAEGVGAAYALAEEINTKAGRQQIDTLDIGGGLPVNFVSDEETPTYAEYARLLAATVPGLLDGRYALVTEFGRSLLAKHGTVLARVEYTKVSGGRPIAVTHAGVQVATRTVYAPESWPLRVLAYDAGGRPRTGEETVQDVAGPACFAGDLLAAGRLLPLLRPEDVVAVPDTGAYFFAHHYAYNSLPRPAVHGFTPTEDGGIAFTTVRRAQTLDEIVAEAGGDRPGALLRDAPDGGPMKP, from the coding sequence ATGGCTTCCTCACGTCGCGACCAGGCCGTCCGCGCCGCCGTCGAGCAAGGACTCCTGACCCCCTCCGAACCCGTCGTCGCCCTCCTCGACACCACCGGCATCCGCGCCTCCGCCACCGCCCTGACCAGCGCCTTCGCCGCCGTCACCGACGCCCCCGTACTGCACGCCTTCGCCGTGAAGGCCGCCCCGCTCGTGCCCGTCCTGCGCCTGCTGTACGAGGCGGGGCTCGGCGTCGAGGTGGCCAGCCCCGGCGAACTGGCGCTGGCCCGCGCGGCCGGAGTGCCCCCGGCCCGCACCGTCCTGGACTCGCCCGCCAAGACGCCCGCGGAACTGCGCCAGGCCCTCGCCCTGGGCATCGCCGTCAACGCCGACAACCTCCAGGAGCTGGCCCGGCTCGACGCGCTGGTCGCCTCCGCGCCCACCGCCTCGCCGCTCGGCCTGCGGGTGAACCCGCAGATCGGGGCCGGTTCCATCGGGGCGCTCTCGACCGCGACCGCCACCTCCAAGTTCGGCGTGGCGCTGCGCGACGAGGGCGCCCGCGAGGCCGTCGTCCAGGCCTACCTCGACCGCCCCTGGCTCACCCGGCTGCACACCCACACCGGCTCCCAGGGCATCCCGCTCGCCCTGATGGCCGAAGGCGTCGGCGCCGCCTACGCGCTCGCCGAGGAGATCAACACCAAGGCCGGCCGGCAGCAGATCGACACCCTCGACATCGGCGGCGGGCTCCCGGTGAACTTCGTCTCCGACGAGGAGACCCCCACCTACGCGGAGTACGCCCGGCTGCTCGCCGCGACCGTGCCCGGCCTGCTCGACGGCCGCTACGCGCTGGTCACCGAGTTCGGGCGCTCGCTGCTCGCCAAGCACGGCACGGTCCTGGCCCGGGTCGAGTACACCAAGGTGTCCGGCGGGCGCCCGATCGCCGTCACCCACGCCGGCGTCCAGGTCGCCACCCGCACGGTGTACGCCCCGGAGTCCTGGCCGCTGCGCGTCCTCGCGTACGACGCCGGGGGCCGCCCCCGCACCGGCGAGGAGACCGTCCAGGACGTGGCCGGGCCCGCCTGCTTCGCCGGGGACCTGCTGGCCGCCGGGCGGCTGCTGCCGCTGCTGCGACCGGAGGACGTGGTGGCCGTGCCGGACACCGGCGCGTACTTCTTCGCCCACCACTACGCGTACAACAGCCTGCCCCGGCCCGCCGTGCACGGATTCACCCCGACGGAGGACGGCGGCATCGCCTTCACGACCGTCCGCCGGGCCCAGACCCTCGACGAGATCGTGGCGGAGGCGGGCGGTGACCGGCCCGGCGCGCTCCTGCGGGACGCGCCGGACGGTGGTCCCATGAAGCCATGA